A single Flavobacteriales bacterium DNA region contains:
- a CDS encoding glycosyltransferase family 1 protein: MKKLRITVLGSNNIWSIENHYIKYFIEAGHEVNLFANHTLFLEWHQKSVLNKVLFKLLPKFSLSGINKKILDFVKKNPADIILIFKGMEIFPETVKALHQIGSKLINYNPDHPFEFHGIGSGNKFVRGSIPFYHLYLTYSYKIATDVENKYGVKAGVVPFGYEITEELLQNSIKASEINRLCFLGNPDSLRADFLCKLSKKGIPVSVYGLNWKDFFDKDCQIEVHDRVHGQQFWEVLRKYRIQLNLFRSHNTNSHNMRSFEVPAVGGIMLAPKTDEHSIYFETDKEAFYYENFKECLDKCNYILNLSESEANSVRDAAIKRSASSAYTYKDKAHQMLDLMIECLDTV; this comes from the coding sequence TTGAAAAAACTAAGAATAACTGTACTTGGTTCAAACAATATTTGGTCTATTGAAAACCACTATATTAAATATTTCATTGAAGCAGGGCACGAGGTTAACCTTTTTGCAAACCACACCTTGTTTTTGGAGTGGCATCAAAAAAGTGTACTGAACAAAGTTTTATTCAAACTACTCCCAAAATTCAGTTTGTCCGGTATAAATAAAAAAATACTAGATTTTGTAAAAAAAAATCCTGCCGATATTATTTTGATTTTTAAGGGAATGGAAATTTTTCCTGAAACAGTAAAGGCATTGCATCAAATCGGATCTAAACTTATTAATTACAATCCCGATCACCCGTTTGAGTTTCACGGTATTGGCTCGGGCAACAAATTTGTGCGTGGCAGCATACCCTTTTACCATTTGTATTTGACATATAGCTATAAAATTGCAACTGATGTAGAAAACAAATACGGAGTCAAAGCCGGTGTGGTTCCGTTTGGATATGAAATCACCGAAGAATTGCTTCAAAATTCAATAAAGGCAAGCGAAATAAATCGGCTCTGCTTTTTGGGCAATCCGGATAGCCTTCGAGCGGATTTTTTATGTAAGCTCAGCAAAAAGGGTATTCCAGTTTCGGTTTATGGACTCAATTGGAAAGATTTTTTTGATAAGGATTGCCAGATAGAAGTCCATGATCGAGTTCATGGTCAGCAGTTTTGGGAAGTGCTTCGCAAATATAGAATTCAACTCAACCTTTTTAGATCTCACAATACCAATAGCCACAACATGCGTTCATTCGAAGTTCCCGCAGTTGGGGGTATTATGTTGGCTCCGAAAACAGATGAACACTCCATCTATTTCGAAACCGATAAGGAAGCCTTCTACTATGAAAACTTCAAAGAATGCCTCGATAAATGTAACTATATACTCAACCTGTCAGAATCAGAAGCGAATTCAGTAAGGGATGCTGCCATCAAGAGATCCGCTTCTTCCGCATATACTTACAAAGACAAAGCACATCAAATGCTTGATTTAATGATTGAATGTCTTGATACAGTTTAA
- a CDS encoding GDP-mannose 4,6-dehydratase: MKILITGISGQDGAYLSKRLLEQGNDIRGIIRNENSNIDGLKYLNIEKEIEFEKVDLADRSSIEKNIKKHQYDQIYNLAAQSSVAESFKNPFLTMQFNVQSTLNILESVKKVSPHTKIYQATSSEMYGDVRNLPINENTLLNPQSPYAISKAACHYLIKNYREAYQIHASSGILFNHESVLRRENFFIMKLIKSALDILNRKQEMLKLGNIEIKRDFGYAPDYIEAIVKMLEQDEPGDYMICSGKSITLRSIVEHIFRFLNISMDKIVIDPELYRPSEIENIYGDNNKAKERLGWKYDRSFFDVIEEITVEYEKNFYAK; encoded by the coding sequence ATGAAAATACTCATTACAGGCATAAGCGGACAAGACGGAGCGTACCTCTCTAAAAGACTTTTAGAACAGGGAAATGATATACGAGGAATCATTAGAAATGAGAACAGCAACATTGACGGACTAAAATATTTGAATATTGAAAAAGAGATAGAGTTTGAAAAAGTAGATTTGGCAGATAGATCCAGTATAGAAAAAAATATAAAAAAGCATCAATACGACCAAATCTATAATTTAGCGGCACAGAGTTCGGTTGCTGAGTCATTTAAAAATCCATTTTTAACTATGCAATTCAATGTTCAGTCAACACTGAACATTTTAGAGTCGGTAAAAAAAGTTTCGCCTCACACAAAAATATATCAGGCCACCAGTAGTGAAATGTATGGAGATGTAAGAAACTTGCCTATAAATGAAAATACACTGTTAAATCCTCAAAGTCCGTATGCCATTTCAAAAGCCGCTTGCCATTATTTAATTAAAAATTATCGCGAGGCTTATCAAATTCATGCCAGCAGTGGAATATTGTTTAATCATGAGTCTGTGCTTCGCAGAGAGAACTTCTTTATCATGAAATTGATTAAATCGGCTCTTGATATTTTGAACAGAAAACAAGAAATGCTTAAACTGGGCAATATTGAAATAAAAAGAGATTTTGGTTATGCACCAGACTATATAGAGGCCATTGTTAAAATGTTGGAACAAGATGAACCGGGCGATTATATGATATGCAGCGGCAAATCAATCACACTTCGGTCTATTGTGGAACATATATTTCGGTTTCTAAATATTTCAATGGACAAAATTGTGATTGACCCAGAGCTATATAGACCATCTGAAATTGAAAATATTTATGGAGATAATAACAAAGCCAAAGAACGTCTTGGTTGGAAATATGACCGAAGTTTTTTTGATGTAATTGAAGAGATAACTGTTGAATACGAAAAGAACTTCTATGCAAAGTGA
- a CDS encoding glycosyltransferase family 4 protein gives MNTKRTSMQSEIHFFQRKPRDGKNYSLEQIFADLRERIKKDYSVKTIICPFVSSGVLRRFANIVHGCFNQGKVNHITGDVNYINLFMKKNRTILTMLDCGILLRTEGLKRWLLVNIWFKMPVARSAYVTAISKYTKKHLLEVTNCPEEKIKVIYVPISEDFKRVERPFNQQKPRILQIGGAHNKNLIGLIEAVKNIDCKLSIIGSINEQNKNLLEKYNIDYENKIGISSEQVIEEYILCDLLFFVSTFEGFGMPILEANAVGRAVITGNNSSMPEVAGNAALLCNANNYSEIEEGINKLIHDESFRNKLIENGFENVKRFNADSIANQYKEIYNQILNKN, from the coding sequence TTGAATACGAAAAGAACTTCTATGCAAAGTGAAATACACTTTTTTCAGCGAAAACCGCGAGACGGGAAAAATTATAGTTTAGAACAAATTTTTGCTGATTTGAGAGAGCGAATAAAAAAAGATTATTCGGTTAAAACCATTATCTGTCCGTTTGTGAGCTCCGGTGTTTTAAGAAGGTTTGCCAATATAGTTCATGGGTGCTTCAATCAGGGTAAAGTAAATCATATAACGGGCGATGTGAATTACATTAACCTTTTTATGAAAAAAAATAGAACCATTTTGACCATGTTGGATTGTGGAATTTTGTTGCGAACAGAAGGTCTAAAACGATGGCTTTTGGTAAATATTTGGTTTAAAATGCCTGTGGCACGATCTGCCTACGTTACTGCTATATCCAAATACACAAAAAAACATTTGCTGGAAGTAACCAATTGCCCTGAAGAAAAAATAAAAGTCATATATGTTCCAATAAGTGAAGACTTTAAAAGGGTGGAACGACCTTTCAACCAGCAAAAACCACGGATACTTCAAATTGGCGGAGCTCATAACAAGAATTTGATAGGTTTAATAGAGGCAGTTAAGAACATTGATTGTAAACTATCCATCATCGGCAGTATCAATGAGCAAAACAAAAACCTATTAGAGAAATACAACATTGATTACGAAAACAAAATTGGAATATCGAGCGAACAGGTTATTGAAGAATACATACTCTGCGATTTATTGTTTTTCGTTTCGACCTTTGAAGGATTTGGCATGCCTATATTGGAGGCAAATGCTGTTGGAAGAGCCGTGATTACTGGCAACAACTCCTCCATGCCCGAAGTTGCTGGCAATGCGGCATTATTATGCAATGCCAATAATTATTCAGAAATAGAGGAAGGCATCAATAAATTGATTCATGACGAAAGTTTCAGGAATAAGTTGATAGAAAATGGTTTTGAAAATGTTAAAAGGTTCAACGCCGATTCAATTGCCAATCAGTACAAAGAGATTTACAATCAAATCTTAAACAAAAATTAA
- a CDS encoding glycosyltransferase: MFFKIIKELKNSTASCLYINSIFSFWFSIYPLFIESFFIKKHKVIIAPRGMLQEGAINIKFKKKVAVIKILKFFGIYKNIWIHATDAQEKRDCMIYLGVPENRIQVISNIPSVPNSDFKKDTKKEKTELKLIYVARISAKKNLKAALEVILKSDSNLKISLDIYGPEESNYKSELKDLINKTSQKNHVQFLGDLKFDEVFDTLKKYHVYILPTQGENFGHSIFEALSAGLPVIISDQTPWRDLAPKKVGFDLSLAEPEAFVTAIEYFASMGEQEFNIWSESARNYALEFLENQNFKENYTRLFTKPTTIGFIAPIPEGRYKGGITVFSQNVLNHMDKWESDNIDFQFINTCHINRGDKSTGKLNVSNIFNYLIFLFRSFKIIRKRNLKILHIHTSIQLSQLKEYLSAYLYKKLFQTKNIIHIHYAEPNEFYASRRLVKFQLKLLDKGADKILVLSEKVKSHLVGLGIDSSKIQSIQNFHTQQVAAQSIAHGALIKLIFIGAITRHKGFEDLIKVLATLNQKNWILHVAGNFIDDSFRADIMTQIIQNKIDDKVIFHGYVEEPKKSEIMESADVMVLPSYGEGMPLTILDALEAGNAIVTTNVGANSEFFSGITNLIEPGNLDSLSSEITRLITDTKYLIERKKQAKALAEQFSFERYKEIITPIYNNLINS, encoded by the coding sequence ATGTTCTTCAAAATAATAAAAGAATTAAAAAACTCCACCGCTTCTTGTCTTTATATTAATAGCATTTTTTCCTTTTGGTTTTCAATCTATCCCTTGTTCATTGAATCATTCTTTATAAAAAAACATAAGGTAATTATTGCTCCAAGAGGAATGTTGCAAGAGGGGGCGATTAACATAAAATTCAAAAAAAAAGTTGCGGTTATTAAAATCTTAAAATTCTTTGGTATTTATAAAAATATCTGGATACATGCCACTGATGCCCAAGAAAAACGAGATTGTATGATTTATCTTGGTGTTCCAGAAAACAGAATTCAAGTAATATCTAACATTCCAAGTGTTCCAAATTCAGATTTTAAAAAAGACACAAAAAAAGAAAAGACCGAATTAAAGCTAATTTATGTGGCTAGAATTAGTGCAAAAAAAAATCTTAAGGCTGCATTGGAGGTAATCCTTAAAAGTGATTCTAATTTAAAAATAAGTTTAGACATATATGGCCCTGAAGAAAGCAATTATAAAAGTGAACTTAAAGATCTGATAAACAAAACTTCACAGAAAAACCACGTTCAATTTCTTGGTGACTTAAAATTTGATGAGGTATTTGACACGCTCAAGAAGTATCACGTTTATATTCTCCCCACTCAAGGAGAAAACTTTGGCCATTCTATTTTTGAGGCTTTATCGGCTGGTTTGCCCGTTATTATTTCTGATCAAACGCCTTGGAGAGATTTAGCACCTAAAAAAGTGGGGTTTGATTTATCATTGGCCGAACCTGAAGCATTTGTAACTGCAATAGAATATTTTGCTTCAATGGGCGAACAGGAGTTCAATATTTGGAGTGAAAGTGCTCGAAACTACGCACTGGAATTTCTTGAAAATCAAAATTTTAAGGAGAATTATACGAGACTTTTTACTAAACCTACAACCATAGGATTTATTGCTCCAATTCCTGAGGGTAGATATAAAGGTGGGATTACAGTTTTTTCGCAAAATGTATTAAACCATATGGATAAATGGGAATCAGACAATATTGATTTTCAATTCATTAACACATGTCATATCAACAGAGGTGATAAAAGTACAGGAAAACTCAATGTGTCAAATATTTTTAATTACTTGATTTTCCTATTTCGATCATTTAAAATTATCAGGAAAAGAAATTTAAAGATTCTACACATTCACACCTCCATTCAACTATCCCAGCTCAAAGAATATCTGTCGGCATATCTTTATAAAAAACTTTTTCAAACAAAAAATATAATTCACATTCATTATGCCGAACCCAATGAATTTTATGCTTCACGCAGATTAGTTAAGTTTCAGCTAAAACTTTTGGACAAAGGAGCAGACAAAATTTTAGTTTTGAGCGAAAAGGTAAAATCTCATTTGGTTGGTTTGGGAATTGATTCATCCAAAATTCAATCTATACAAAATTTTCATACCCAGCAAGTTGCTGCTCAATCAATTGCACATGGTGCATTAATTAAACTTATATTTATTGGGGCAATTACTCGTCATAAAGGTTTTGAAGATTTAATAAAAGTTCTTGCCACACTGAACCAAAAAAATTGGATTTTGCATGTTGCAGGAAACTTTATTGATGATTCTTTTCGAGCTGATATAATGACCCAAATCATTCAAAACAAAATCGATGACAAAGTTATTTTTCATGGTTATGTTGAAGAACCTAAAAAATCCGAAATAATGGAATCAGCTGATGTAATGGTTCTTCCAAGTTATGGTGAGGGAATGCCGCTTACTATTTTAGATGCTTTGGAAGCTGGCAATGCCATAGTGACTACAAATGTGGGTGCTAACAGCGAGTTTTTTTCAGGAATAACAAATCTGATTGAACCTGGTAATTTGGATAGTTTAAGTAGCGAAATCACCCGTCTTATTACCGACACCAAGTATTTAATTGAACGAAAAAAGCAAGCTAAAGCGTTGGCAGAACAATTTTCGTTTGAAAGATATAAAGAAATAATCACACCAATTTATAACAATTTGATAAATAGTTAA
- a CDS encoding carbamoyltransferase, whose protein sequence is MYILGINAYHADSSAAIFKDGVMIAATEEERFTRVKHWAGFPTKAVEFCLKEAGISLSELDHIAIGRDPKAKRMKKIQYLAKYPGSSLKAIGERIKNASKVMSIEDELFKIDGSVSKSDIQSKIHQVEHHRSHLASAFFASPFNESALLSIDGSGDFSTTMIGVGKGNKIEVFDSVDFPHSVGIFYTAITQLLGFPYYGDEYKVMGLAPYGSPKYVDKLRDILIFKENGLFELNLKYFTKNLLGIINYGDDHIPNVAHLPSDYMVEKLGKVREKGEELTQYHKDMASSAQRITEELVFHILTHLHKKTGLENISIAGGVAQNSVANGKITRNTPFKNVYIPSAGHDAGISMGAALYAYNHTLNQPRGQAVYSAYTGSKFSNDEIEAYLKSRNIEYKKMEDEALFDYVSDRLIDSGVIGFFNGRAEFGPRALGARSILADPRRNDAKDLLNAKIKRRESFRPFAPSILKEYVGDWFEVNETVPFMEKVFPIKKEMQEKIPAVTHADGTGRLQSVDKEVSLRYYGLIEAFRKKTGVPILLNTSFNENEPIVNSPEHALDCYLRTSMDVLVLENCVVER, encoded by the coding sequence ATGTACATTTTAGGAATAAATGCTTACCATGCTGATTCGTCAGCAGCCATTTTTAAAGATGGGGTAATGATAGCCGCAACAGAAGAAGAACGCTTTACAAGAGTGAAGCATTGGGCTGGCTTCCCTACCAAAGCCGTTGAATTTTGTTTAAAGGAAGCTGGGATTTCCTTATCCGAATTAGACCATATAGCCATTGGTCGTGATCCAAAGGCTAAACGAATGAAAAAAATTCAATATTTGGCTAAATATCCCGGAAGCAGTTTAAAAGCCATTGGCGAACGGATTAAAAATGCCAGTAAGGTAATGAGTATCGAAGATGAGTTATTTAAGATTGATGGAAGTGTTTCTAAGTCTGATATTCAATCAAAAATACATCAGGTTGAACACCACAGAAGTCATTTAGCCTCTGCTTTTTTTGCTTCACCTTTTAATGAAAGTGCACTGCTTTCGATAGATGGTTCTGGAGATTTTAGCACCACGATGATTGGAGTGGGTAAAGGAAATAAAATTGAAGTTTTTGATTCAGTCGATTTTCCACATTCAGTTGGAATTTTCTATACGGCCATTACGCAACTATTGGGTTTCCCATATTATGGCGATGAATATAAGGTAATGGGATTAGCTCCTTATGGTTCGCCAAAATATGTTGATAAACTCAGAGATATTTTGATTTTCAAAGAAAATGGACTTTTTGAACTCAATCTAAAATACTTTACCAAGAACTTGTTAGGTATTATTAATTATGGTGACGACCATATACCAAACGTGGCTCATCTACCATCTGATTATATGGTAGAAAAACTTGGAAAAGTTAGAGAAAAAGGGGAAGAACTTACCCAATACCATAAAGATATGGCGAGCAGTGCCCAACGAATTACCGAAGAATTAGTTTTTCATATCCTCACTCATTTACACAAAAAGACAGGATTAGAAAATATTTCTATCGCGGGTGGGGTAGCTCAAAACTCAGTAGCTAACGGAAAAATTACTCGAAATACACCATTCAAAAATGTATATATTCCATCGGCTGGTCATGACGCAGGTATTAGTATGGGTGCGGCTTTATATGCATACAACCATACGTTAAATCAGCCAAGAGGCCAAGCAGTTTATTCTGCTTATACAGGCAGTAAGTTTAGCAATGACGAAATTGAGGCTTACTTAAAGTCACGAAATATCGAGTATAAAAAGATGGAAGATGAGGCGTTATTTGATTATGTATCTGACCGATTAATTGATTCAGGAGTCATTGGCTTTTTTAATGGAAGAGCAGAATTTGGGCCAAGGGCATTGGGTGCAAGAAGCATTTTAGCAGACCCTCGACGTAATGATGCTAAGGATTTGCTCAATGCTAAAATCAAGCGAAGAGAGAGTTTTAGACCTTTTGCCCCATCAATTTTAAAAGAATATGTTGGAGATTGGTTTGAGGTAAATGAAACTGTTCCATTTATGGAAAAAGTATTTCCGATAAAAAAAGAAATGCAAGAAAAAATCCCAGCCGTTACTCATGCAGATGGAACCGGTCGGTTGCAAAGTGTTGATAAAGAAGTGTCGTTAAGGTATTACGGACTCATTGAAGCTTTTAGAAAAAAAACGGGAGTACCCATTTTATTAAATACTTCATTTAATGAGAATGAACCAATTGTAAATTCTCCAGAACATGCCTTAGATTGTTATTTACGTACCAGCATGGACGTGTTGGTTTTAGAAAATTGTGTTGTAGAAAGATAA
- a CDS encoding four helix bundle protein, whose translation MESYFDFENLEVWQKAVEFSKEVIQFSEKLKVNSKSFRLVEQLESASTSIAMNIAEGKGRNSKKEFLQFLYYSRGSIFEVITLLKILFELERISDEEFERLRKKSIEISKMLNGLIKYQRSLLKSG comes from the coding sequence ATGGAAAGTTATTTCGATTTTGAAAATTTAGAAGTATGGCAAAAAGCAGTTGAGTTTTCAAAAGAAGTAATTCAATTTTCTGAAAAACTTAAAGTTAACTCTAAATCATTCAGACTTGTTGAACAATTAGAAAGTGCTTCAACTTCAATTGCAATGAACATTGCCGAAGGCAAAGGTAGAAACTCGAAAAAAGAATTTCTCCAGTTTTTATATTACTCGCGTGGATCGATTTTCGAAGTAATAACTTTACTGAAAATATTATTTGAATTGGAAAGAATTTCCGACGAAGAATTTGAAAGATTAAGAAAGAAATCAATAGAAATATCGAAAATGTTAAATGGCTTAATCAAGTATCAGCGTAGTTTGTTAAAGTCAGGTTAA
- a CDS encoding glycosyltransferase: MTKMKISIITATYNSSKTIKDTLESVCKQTYPNIEHIVIDGNSKDGTQNIIKSYPHVAFFISEPDKGIYDALNKGYSKASGDVLGLLHSDDYFFDNEVVEKIADAFLKYPEIDAIYGDIVFVNDDQKIIRRYSSKNWKLEKMKIGKMPAHPSFFAKKEIYTKYPFNIKYKIAADYDQILRVALDKSFELKYVPITTTCMRLGGASTDGLKSNFLINKEILEICKSNNYPTNYLKIYSKYPSRILEFLRR, from the coding sequence ATGACTAAAATGAAAATCTCCATAATTACTGCAACATACAACTCGTCAAAAACAATTAAGGATACGTTGGAAAGTGTATGCAAGCAGACTTATCCAAACATTGAACATATTGTAATTGATGGAAATTCGAAGGATGGAACTCAAAATATAATTAAAAGCTACCCACATGTAGCTTTTTTTATTTCTGAACCCGACAAAGGAATATATGATGCACTGAACAAAGGATATTCCAAGGCATCAGGAGATGTGTTAGGTTTGTTGCATTCTGATGATTATTTCTTTGATAATGAGGTGGTTGAAAAAATTGCTGACGCCTTTCTCAAATACCCTGAAATAGATGCCATTTATGGAGACATCGTGTTTGTAAACGATGATCAAAAAATTATTCGTCGGTATTCATCAAAAAATTGGAAGTTGGAAAAAATGAAAATTGGTAAAATGCCAGCTCATCCTTCATTTTTTGCTAAAAAAGAAATTTATACCAAATATCCATTTAACATAAAGTACAAAATAGCAGCTGATTACGACCAAATATTAAGGGTAGCGTTAGATAAATCATTTGAGTTGAAATATGTTCCAATAACAACCACTTGTATGCGGTTGGGTGGAGCAAGTACCGATGGATTGAAATCTAATTTTTTGATTAATAAAGAAATTTTAGAAATTTGTAAATCAAATAATTATCCCACTAATTACTTGAAAATATACTCGAAATATCCGAGTAGGATTTTGGAATTTTTAAGGAGATAA
- a CDS encoding NAD-dependent epimerase/dehydratase family protein, with the protein MKKNILITGATGFVGKHVLEEFSSQNVFALSSSVKAIDGVDEVFSWDELDKINRTFDAVIHLAGLAHDTQNKRDEQDYFDVNEGLTKKLLSHCTRWQVRTFIYLSSVKAVVDSTSDDVLDEDSKSTAKGVYGRSKLAAERAIEKSNFNGTKIILRPVMIYGKGQKGNLKALETIVNKGIPYPFGKWDNKRSVLYVKNLTFCIKKLIDNQGESGTYFISDDSPISTTQMLQYIGNGINKKPHLVSIPNGLIRFVRSISPNKVKNILDKVLGSLEVDNMKLLKALNWNKMPYETKESFEKTFRIN; encoded by the coding sequence TTGAAAAAAAACATCCTCATCACAGGAGCTACGGGTTTTGTGGGCAAACATGTTCTTGAAGAATTTTCTTCACAAAATGTATTTGCGTTAAGTTCTTCAGTTAAAGCGATAGATGGTGTAGACGAAGTGTTTAGTTGGGATGAGTTAGATAAAATTAATCGCACATTTGATGCCGTAATACATCTTGCGGGTCTTGCTCATGATACGCAAAATAAACGTGATGAACAAGACTATTTTGATGTAAATGAAGGACTTACAAAAAAACTGCTCTCTCATTGCACACGTTGGCAGGTAAGAACTTTTATATACTTAAGCAGTGTAAAAGCCGTGGTTGACTCAACTTCTGATGATGTATTAGATGAAGACTCAAAAAGTACAGCCAAAGGTGTTTACGGTAGGTCGAAACTTGCGGCCGAAAGAGCCATCGAAAAATCTAATTTCAATGGTACAAAAATTATACTAAGACCGGTAATGATTTATGGAAAAGGGCAAAAAGGGAATTTAAAAGCTTTGGAAACTATTGTAAATAAAGGTATCCCCTACCCTTTTGGGAAATGGGACAATAAGCGTTCGGTTTTGTATGTAAAAAATTTAACCTTTTGCATAAAAAAACTTATTGACAACCAAGGCGAATCAGGAACTTATTTTATTTCGGACGATTCACCAATTTCCACCACACAAATGCTTCAATATATCGGAAATGGGATTAATAAAAAACCCCATCTTGTGAGTATTCCCAATGGCTTGATTCGGTTTGTTAGAAGCATATCCCCCAACAAAGTAAAAAACATACTTGATAAGGTTTTGGGAAGTTTGGAGGTTGATAATATGAAATTGTTAAAGGCATTGAATTGGAATAAAATGCCCTATGAAACCAAAGAATCCTTTGAAAAAACCTTTCGAATAAATTAA
- a CDS encoding Gfo/Idh/MocA family oxidoreductase encodes MTKIKFAICGFGHIGKRHSVIIQNFENTELVAIIDTDKSVTDNELYPTSIPFFENINEFYLSQTDLDVLVIATPNGTHIELAETALNHKNHVIIEKPMGISKVACEQLVHKALNVNRQVFVVKQNRYSPPSKWLKEVVEQKIIGDVYMVQLNCYWNRDDRYYKSGGWKGTKNLDGGVLFTQFSHFIDIMFWVFGDIKNIKTNLQNFNHQHNTEFHDSGNSIFEFINGGLGCINFSTSVWDTNMESSITVVGSKGSLKIGGQYMNEIEYCHIEGYAKPDLPPTNPPNDYGPFKGSAANHHYVIENVVNTLNGKDTITANALEGLKVVDIIERIYQAAQ; translated from the coding sequence ATGACTAAAATAAAATTTGCTATTTGTGGATTTGGCCACATTGGCAAACGCCATTCTGTGATTATTCAAAACTTTGAAAACACGGAATTGGTGGCAATTATTGACACGGATAAATCGGTCACAGACAATGAATTATATCCAACTTCCATACCATTCTTTGAAAATATTAATGAGTTCTATTTATCACAAACAGATTTGGATGTGTTGGTAATTGCCACACCAAATGGCACTCATATTGAATTGGCTGAAACCGCATTAAATCATAAAAATCATGTTATTATTGAAAAACCCATGGGAATATCTAAAGTTGCATGCGAGCAGCTTGTTCACAAAGCACTAAATGTAAACAGACAAGTTTTTGTAGTTAAACAAAACAGATATAGCCCGCCAAGCAAGTGGCTGAAAGAAGTGGTTGAGCAAAAAATTATTGGCGATGTGTATATGGTTCAACTCAATTGCTATTGGAACAGAGATGATCGTTACTATAAATCTGGTGGCTGGAAGGGAACGAAAAATTTGGACGGCGGTGTGTTATTCACTCAATTTAGTCATTTTATCGATATTATGTTTTGGGTGTTTGGAGATATTAAAAATATAAAAACCAACTTGCAAAACTTTAATCATCAGCATAATACAGAATTTCACGACAGTGGAAATTCCATATTTGAATTTATCAATGGTGGTTTGGGATGTATTAATTTTTCTACAAGTGTTTGGGATACCAATATGGAAAGTTCTATTACAGTTGTGGGTTCAAAAGGAAGCCTAAAAATCGGTGGCCAATATATGAATGAAATTGAATACTGTCACATCGAGGGCTATGCCAAACCAGACCTCCCTCCTACTAATCCGCCTAACGATTATGGCCCATTTAAGGGAAGTGCCGCCAACCATCATTATGTAATTGAAAATGTGGTAAATACGCTTAACGGAAAAGATACCATTACAGCCAATGCCTTAGAAGGTTTGAAAGTAGTTGATATTATCGAACGAATCTATCAGGCTGCTCAATAA
- a CDS encoding glycosyltransferase: MKKSNIENSSFRWKVNKFPFYFSLRLLWGSRPKCVYVYSPNFLFFGLYLVCKIRRIELVIEKTELDSIKPLENKKDYVNHILYKLDELISPFFTNKLMVISSKLASYYQTKVKKVFKIGAFIPYHALQNIQSQTTNNQDFTIGYFGTFAKKDDTQRLINVFQKLQKQIPSSKLHLVGGVRNVTFKNENIVLFGEIENHQIVSELSKCDVLIAIREKNDYSDYGFPSKFTEYFMTKKPIIASKSSEIPDLFAHKKELILIEPENEKQLLDAIIWVKENTTEARQIGETGFNWAMQHWHPDVVLKKWYDFVISNK; the protein is encoded by the coding sequence TTGAAGAAATCTAACATTGAAAACAGTTCATTTCGATGGAAAGTTAATAAGTTCCCGTTTTATTTTAGCCTAAGATTGCTTTGGGGTTCCAGACCAAAATGCGTTTATGTTTATTCTCCCAACTTTTTGTTTTTTGGTCTTTACTTGGTCTGCAAAATTCGGAGGATTGAACTTGTAATTGAAAAAACCGAACTGGACTCTATAAAACCTTTGGAAAACAAAAAGGACTACGTAAATCATATACTTTATAAACTGGATGAATTGATTTCACCATTTTTCACAAATAAACTGATGGTTATTAGTTCTAAATTAGCTTCATATTACCAAACAAAGGTTAAGAAAGTGTTCAAAATTGGAGCTTTTATTCCATACCATGCTCTTCAAAATATACAATCACAAACAACTAACAATCAAGATTTTACCATTGGATATTTTGGAACTTTTGCAAAAAAAGACGACACTCAGCGATTAATAAACGTTTTCCAGAAACTTCAAAAACAAATTCCCAGTTCAAAACTTCATTTAGTAGGCGGTGTACGAAATGTTACCTTTAAGAATGAAAACATTGTTTTGTTCGGAGAAATTGAAAATCATCAAATTGTTTCAGAACTAAGCAAATGTGATGTATTGATTGCTATTCGAGAAAAAAATGACTATTCCGATTATGGTTTCCCCTCTAAATTTACCGAATATTTTATGACCAAAAAACCCATTATTGCCTCAAAATCATCAGAGATACCTGATTTATTTGCACACAAAAAGGAGCTAATTTTAATAGAACCTGAAAATGAAAAGCAGCTTCTGGATGCGATAATTTGGGTTAAGGAAAACACAACTGAGGCTCGACAAATTGGAGAAACTGGCTTCAATTGGGCAATGCAACATTGGCATCCGGATGTGGTTCTCAAGAAATGGTATGATTTTGTTATTTCAAATAAATGA